Proteins encoded by one window of Camelus bactrianus isolate YW-2024 breed Bactrian camel chromosome 9, ASM4877302v1, whole genome shotgun sequence:
- the STRIP1 gene encoding striatin-interacting protein 1, protein MEPAAGGPGPLILNNKQPQPPPPPPPATAQPPPGSPRTGGGLLPGGKTREFNRNQRKDSEGYSESPDLEFEYADTDKWAAELSELYSYTEGPEFLMNRKCFEEDFRFHVTDKKWTELDTNQHRTHAMRLLDGLEVTARERRLKVARAILYVAQGTFGECSSEAEVQSWMRYNIFLLLEVGTFNALVELLNMEIDNSAACSSAVRKPAISLADSTDLRVLLNIMYLIVETVHQECEGDKAEWRTMRQTFRAELGSPLYNNEPFAIMLFGMVTKFCSGHAPHFPMKKVLLLLWKTVLCTLGGFEELQSMKAEKRAILGLPPLPEDSIKVIRNMRAASPPASASDLIEQQQKRGRREHKALIKQDNLDAFNERDPYKADDPREEEEENDDDNSLEGETFPLERDEVMPPPLQHPQTERLTCPKGLPWAPKVREKDIEMFLESSRSKFIGYTLGSDTNTVVGLPRPIHESIKTLKQHKYTSIAEVQAQMEEEYLRSPLSGGEEEVEQVPAETLYQGLLPSLPQYMIALLKILLAAAPTSKAKTDSINILADVLPEEMPTTVLQSMKLGVDVNRHKEVIVKAISAVLLLLLKHFKLNHVYQFEYMAQHLVFANCIPLILKFFNQNIMSYITAKNSISVLDYPHCVVHELPELTAESLEAGDNNQFCWRNLFSCINLLRILNKLTKWKHSRTMMLVVFKSAPILKRALKVKQAMMQLYVLKLLKVQTKYLGRQWRKSNMKTMSAIYQKVRHRLNDDWAYGNDLDARPWDFQAEECALRANIERFNARRYDRAHSNPDFLPVDNCLQSVLGQRVDLPEDFQMNYDLWLEREVFSKPISWEELLQ, encoded by the exons ACCGGCGGGGGCCTCCTGCCTGGGGGAAAAACCCGAGAGTTCAACCGCAACCAGCGCAAAGACTCGGAG GGCTATTCAGAGTCTCCAGACCTCGAGTTTGAGTATGCTGACACGGACAAGTGGGCTGCCGAGCTCTCGG AGCTTTACAGCTACACGGAAGGACCAGAATTCCTGATGAATCGAAAATGCTTTGAGGAGGACTTCCGGTTCCATG TGACAGATAAGAAGTGGACCGAGCTGGACACCAACCAGCACCGCACCCATGCCATGAGGCTCCTAGATGGCTTGGAGGTCACTgccagggagaggaggctgaAGGTGGCTCGAGCAATTCTCTACGTTGCCCAAG GCACCTTCGGGGAGTGTAGCTCAGAGGCGGAGGTGCAGTCCTGGATGCGCTACAACATCTTTCTGCTCCTGGAGGTTGGCACATTCAACGCTCTGGTGGAGCTTCTGAATATGGAAATAGA CAACAGTGCCGCCTGCAGCAGCGCAGTGAGGAAGCCAGCCATCTCCCTGGCTGACAGCACCGACCTCAG GGTCTTGCTCAACATCATGTACCTGATTGTGGAGACTGTTCATCAGGAGTGTGAGGGTGATAAGGCCGAGTGGAGGACCATGCGACAGACCTTCAGGGCCGAGCTGG GTTCCCCGCTGTACAACAATGAGCCATTTGCCATCATGCTGTTTGGGATGGTGACCAAATTTTGCAGCGGCCATGCCCCTCACTTCCCCATGAAGAAAGTTCTCTTGCTGCTCTGGAAGACAGTACTG TGCACGCTGGGCGGCTTTGAGGAGCTGCAGAGCATGAAGGCCGAGAAGCGCGCCATCCTGGGCCTCCCCCCGCTGCCTGAGGACAGCATCAAAGTGATCCGCAACATGAGGGCTGCCTCTCCACCAGCCTCTGCCTCCGACCTGATCGAGCAGCAGCAGAAGCGGGGCCGTCGGGAGCACAAG GCTCTGATAAAGCAGGACAACTTGGATGCCTTCAACGAGCGGGATCCCTACAAGGCTGATGACCCtcgagaagaggaagaggagaatgaTGACGACAACAGTCTGGAGGGGGAGACGTTCCCCCTTGAGCGGGATGAGGTGATGCCTCCCCCACTGCAGCACCCCCAGACCGAGAGGCTTACCTGCCCAAAGGGGCTCCCATGGGCTCCCAAGGTCAG AGAGAAAGACATTGAGATGTTCCTTGAGTCCAGCCGCAGCAAGTTCATAGGGTACACTCTAGGCAG TGACACCAACACCGTGGTGGGGCTGCCCAGGCCAATCCACGAAAGCATCAAGACTCTGAAACAG cacAAGTACACGTCAATCGCAGAGGTGCAGGCGCAGATGGAGGAGGAGTACCTTCGCTCTCCTCTCTCGGGG ggagaagaggaagtCGAGCAAGTCCCTGCAGAAACCCTCTACCAAGGCTTGCTCCCCAGCTTGCCGCAGTACATG ATCGCGCTGCTGAAGATCCTGCTGGCTGCAGCTCCCACCTCAAAGGCCAAAACAGACTCAATCAACATCCTAGCAGACGTCCTGCCTGAGGAGATGCC CACCACAGTGTTGCAGAGTATGAAGCTGGGAGTGGATGTGAACCGCCACAAAGAGGTCATTGTTAAGGCCATTTCTGccgtcctgctgctgctgctcaagCACTTTAAGTTGAACCACGTCTACCAG TTTGAATACATGGCCCAGCACCTGGTGTTTGCCAACTGCATCCCTTTGATCCTCAAGTTCTTCAATCAAAACATCATGTCCTACATCACTGCCAAGAACAG CATCTCTGTCCTGGACTACCCTCACTGTGTGGTGCATGAGCTGCCAGAGCTGACTGCCGAGAGTCTG GAAGCAGGTGACAATAACCAGTTTTGCTGGAGGAACCTCTTTTCTTGTATCAATCTGCTTCGGATCTTGAacaagctgacaaaatggaagcATTCAAGGACGATG ATGCTGGTGGTGTTCAAGTCAGCCCCCATCTTGAAGCGGGCCCTGAAGGTGAAACAGGCCATGATGCAGCTCTATGTGCTGAAGCTGCTTAAGGTGCAGACCAAGTATCTGGGGCGGCAGTGGCGAAAGAGCAACATGAAGACAATGTCCGCCATCTACCAGAAGGTGCGGCATCGGCTGAACGACGACTGGGCTTACGGCAACG ATCTTGATGCCCGGCCTTGGGACTTCCAGGCAGAGGAGTGTGCCCTCCGTGCCAACATCGAGCGCTTCAACGCCCGGCGCTACGACCGGGCCCACAGCAACCCCGACTTTCTACCTGTGGACAACTGCCTGCAGAGTGTCCTGGGCCAGCGCGTGGACCTCCCTGAGGACTTCCAGATGAACTATGACCTCTGGTTAGAAAGGGAGGTCTTCTCCAAGCCCATTTCCTGGGAAGAGCTGCTGCAGTGA